One window from the genome of Vidua chalybeata isolate OUT-0048 chromosome 3, bVidCha1 merged haplotype, whole genome shotgun sequence encodes:
- the USP45 gene encoding ubiquitin carboxyl-terminal hydrolase 45 isoform X3, producing the protein MKKLEEKSKISTVKEPFIDLSLPIIEERVAKPVPLGRTGKSKSVQEADLGQYNCSSIGTLNNQPKIVKKHTLTKDKNQLNHERRLARKASSKEEERSPVIMQEKAKKLELEGSSGVLCSKDPCAEAAVNGSQTEGSEKEASRSESSFDADSEASESESASKQTTLSPASSVSGVHVNHLNPKTSHSKPSDSNEEMISSAISKLSFCDPVNEDKKSSCGDPALGLSNNSMFSVGKSSLSQNPQNAFQTLSQSYITSSKECSVQSCLYQFTSVELLMGNNKLLCESCTERKQKYQKKTNSTEKKMEGVYTNARKQLLISSVPAILILHLKRFHQAGLSLRKVNRHVDFPLILDLAPFCAASCKNVMDGARVLYSLYGIVEHSGSMRGGHYAAYVKVRTSSKKLLEHISTTKTVLGLKEAMGASGGQWVYVSDAHVQMVPESRVLNAQAYLLFYERLLL; encoded by the exons ATGAAGAAACTAGAAGAAAAGTCAAAG aTTTCAACTGTAAAAGAACCTTTCATTGATCTTTCACTTCCTATAATAGAGGAGAGG GTTGCAAAACCTGTGCCCTTGGGAAGAACAGGTAAAAGTAAAAGTGTACAGGAGGCAGATCTTGGTCAGTATAATTGCTCTTCTATCGGTACTCTGAATAATCAACCCAAAATTGTCAAGAAACACACTTTAACAAAAGATAAG AATCAATTGAACCATGAGAGACGGCTTGCCAGAAAAGCTTCctcaaaagaagaagaaagaagtcCTGTTATCATGcaggaaaaagccaaaaagcTTGAGCTGGAAGGTAGCTCTGGCGTCCTGTGCTCCAAAGACCCCTGTGCAGAGGCGGCTGTCAATGGAAGCCAGACGGAGGGCAGCGAGAAGGAAGCCAGCCGCTCGGAAAGCAGCTTTGATGCAGACAGTGAAGCCTCAGAAAGCGAGAGTGCTTCTAAGCAAACAACTTTGAGCCCAGCCAGCAGCGTGTCTGGTGTGCACGTCAACCACTTAAACCCTAAAACGTCGCACAGCAAGCCAAGCGACAGCAATGAAGAGATGATTTCCAGTGCCATATCCAAGCTTAGCTTCTGCGATCCTgtaaatgaagataaaaaatCAAGTTGTGGAGATCCAGCATTAGGTTTATCAAATAATTCCATGTTCTCAGTAGGCAAATCTTCACTATCCCAAAACCCTCAAAATGCTTTCCAGACACTTTCCCAAAGCTACATAACTAGCTCAAAGGAATGTTCTGTTCAGTCCTGCCTTTACCAGTTCACCTCTGTAGAGCTCCTAATGGGGAACAACAAGCTTTTATGTGAGAGctgcacagaaaggaaacagaagtaTCAGAAGAAAACCAACTCCACAG aaaagaaaatggaaggtGTCTACACAAATGCACGGAAACAGCTGCTGATTTCTTCAGTTCCTGCTATTCTTATTCTCCACCTGAAAAGATTCCACCAG gctGGTTTGAGTCTACGGAAAGTAAACAGGCATGTGGATTTCCCATTGATTTTAGACTTAGCACCATTTTGTGCTGCATCTTGCAAG AACGTTATGGATGGTGCAAGAGTGCTGTATAGTCTTTATGGAATAGTGGAGCACAGTGGCTCAATGAGAGGTGGTCATTATGCAGCGTATGTGAAAGTCAGGACATCCTCCAAGAAATTGCTAGAGCATATTTCTACCACTAAAACTGTTCTGG GTTTAAAAGAAGCCATGGGAGCATCAGGAGGACAGTGGGTGTACGTTAGTGATGCCCATGTTCAGATGGTTCCAGAATCAAGAGTACTAAATGCACAAGCATATCTACTTTTTTATGAAAGATTATTACTATAA